In one window of Maribacter sp. BPC-D8 DNA:
- a CDS encoding aminopeptidase P family protein, with amino-acid sequence MKYDQIPNSLFIKNRKKFMDRMQPKSIAVFNSNDIYPIGADSVLPFEQHRDIFYLSGADQEETILVLFPDAINKKHREVLFVRETNEHIAIWEGEKLTKERATEVSGIETVCWLQDFEKIFFDLMTEAETIYFNTNEHYRQAVETQTREDRFIEKYKHQYPAHKVAKSNPILQEIRGIKEPEEIDIMQTACNITEKGFRRLLSFVKPGVMEYEIEAELLHEFVRNRSKGFAYQPIIASGNNANVLHYLENNKPCNEGDLILMDVAAEYANYSSDLTRTIPVSGKFTKRQKEVYNAVLRVKDDATKMLVPGTLWAEYHKECGKLMTSELLGLGLLDNADVQNENPEWPAYKKYFMHGTSHHIGLNTHDYGALKTPMKANMVFTVEPGIYIPAENMGIRLEDDVVIQEKGEPFNLMANIPIKADEIEELMNK; translated from the coding sequence ATGAAATACGATCAAATACCTAACTCCCTATTTATAAAGAACCGTAAGAAGTTTATGGACCGCATGCAGCCTAAAAGTATTGCTGTTTTTAACTCTAATGATATTTACCCGATAGGTGCAGATAGTGTGTTGCCTTTTGAGCAACATAGAGATATTTTTTACCTTTCTGGGGCTGATCAAGAAGAAACTATTTTAGTGTTGTTTCCTGATGCGATTAATAAAAAGCATCGCGAGGTGCTGTTCGTTCGCGAAACAAATGAGCATATTGCTATTTGGGAAGGTGAAAAATTAACGAAAGAGAGGGCTACAGAAGTTTCAGGTATTGAAACAGTTTGTTGGTTACAAGATTTCGAGAAAATCTTCTTCGATTTAATGACTGAGGCTGAAACTATTTATTTCAACACTAATGAGCATTACAGACAGGCGGTAGAAACGCAAACTCGCGAAGACCGATTTATTGAAAAATATAAGCATCAATATCCAGCACATAAAGTAGCAAAAAGCAACCCTATCCTTCAGGAAATTAGAGGAATTAAGGAACCTGAGGAAATTGATATCATGCAAACTGCATGTAATATCACCGAAAAAGGATTTCGTAGACTTCTTAGTTTTGTGAAACCGGGTGTGATGGAATATGAGATTGAAGCAGAACTATTACATGAATTCGTGCGAAACAGATCTAAAGGTTTCGCTTACCAGCCAATTATTGCTTCTGGTAATAATGCGAATGTATTGCACTACTTAGAGAATAATAAGCCTTGTAACGAAGGTGATTTAATTCTGATGGATGTTGCCGCGGAGTATGCGAATTACTCTAGTGATTTAACCAGAACGATACCTGTAAGCGGAAAATTTACCAAACGCCAAAAAGAGGTGTATAATGCTGTATTACGTGTTAAAGACGATGCTACTAAAATGTTGGTGCCAGGTACGCTTTGGGCAGAATACCATAAAGAATGTGGTAAATTAATGACTTCAGAATTACTCGGACTCGGTTTATTGGATAACGCAGATGTACAGAATGAAAATCCTGAATGGCCTGCATACAAAAAATACTTTATGCATGGTACTAGTCACCACATTGGTTTAAACACTCATGATTACGGAGCATTGAAAACACCAATGAAAGCAAATATGGTATTTACTGTAGAACCGGGTATTTACATTCCGGCAGAGAATATGGGTATTCGTTTAGAAGATGATGTGGTAATTCAAGAAAAGGGAGAGCCTTTTAACTTGATGGCGAACATCCCTATTAAGGCAGATGAGATTGAAGAATTAATGAACAAATAA
- a CDS encoding DUF2721 domain-containing protein, with protein sequence MELTLGIPALLFPAISLTMLAYNARYLAIAALIRQLHQKYQETASQSVGLQVQKLRKRLTIIKNMQATAIVSFLLAVITMTLIYAEFTFWANLVFSISLFALMISLVLSLIEVQLSTKALEIQLKDMEK encoded by the coding sequence ATGGAATTAACTTTAGGGATACCAGCACTACTTTTTCCAGCTATTTCATTGACTATGCTAGCATATAATGCTCGTTATTTAGCGATTGCAGCCTTAATTCGACAATTACATCAAAAATATCAAGAAACGGCATCGCAGTCGGTTGGTTTACAGGTACAAAAATTAAGAAAGCGACTTACTATTATAAAAAATATGCAGGCAACGGCTATTGTAAGCTTCCTGTTAGCTGTAATTACCATGACCTTAATTTATGCAGAATTCACTTTTTGGGCTAATTTGGTATTTAGTATAAGCTTATTTGCACTAATGATCTCTTTAGTACTTTCATTGATTGAAGTTCAATTATCGACCAAAGCCTTAGAAATTCAGTTAAAGGATATGGAGAAATAA
- a CDS encoding M20/M25/M40 family metallo-hydrolase: protein MKKIAYLLIGALCLQACSETKKEETQSELFARIDTEIKANSKGYSSLKEATETIGHRLTGSTNGAKAEEYTFNKFKEYGFEDVAYQTFEVEAWARGEVSLKINDEDIKVVTLGHAPIKANVTGEIVDMGNGLDADYAANPDAVKGKISLVYISLLPDSEEGLSNLHRSEKTALAIKYGAIGIIIINQVDNGVLLTGTASVTGELIPIPAVCIGKEDGMALKETLKTKKATAKIDMTNTSDVIKARNVVATLPGTEIPQEEIVIGGHLDSWDLATGAIDNGIGSFAVLDIARAFKANNLHPKRTVKFVMFMGEEQGLLGSKFLVEQAIENNTIENIKYMMNLDMSGNPIGMNAGGKLDDEQFFADLGAAIQQQDTIYQNKFSNKSGLHSDHQPFMLEGVPILSVHSNLDRSIYGCYHSDCDDFNLVNEDHMKNTARFGTMMLYAVANADTLPATKMDSETTKEFMIKNDLKEKLIIGNEWKWEE, encoded by the coding sequence ATGAAAAAAATCGCTTACCTATTAATAGGCGCTTTATGCCTACAGGCATGCTCAGAAACCAAAAAAGAAGAAACTCAATCTGAACTTTTTGCACGTATCGATACCGAGATCAAAGCAAACTCTAAAGGTTATAGTTCGTTAAAAGAAGCAACAGAAACTATCGGACACCGACTAACAGGTTCTACTAACGGAGCAAAAGCAGAAGAATACACCTTCAATAAATTTAAAGAATACGGCTTTGAAGACGTAGCCTACCAAACTTTTGAAGTAGAAGCTTGGGCAAGAGGCGAGGTTTCTTTGAAAATTAATGATGAAGACATTAAGGTAGTGACACTTGGTCACGCCCCAATTAAAGCAAACGTTACCGGAGAGATTGTTGACATGGGCAACGGCTTAGATGCAGACTATGCTGCTAACCCAGATGCTGTGAAAGGAAAGATTTCTTTAGTATACATTTCTCTTTTACCAGATAGTGAAGAGGGTTTAAGCAATTTACACCGAAGTGAAAAAACAGCTTTAGCCATTAAATATGGTGCTATTGGTATCATCATTATTAACCAAGTTGACAACGGAGTTCTATTAACAGGTACTGCATCGGTTACAGGAGAGTTGATACCGATCCCCGCTGTGTGTATTGGTAAAGAAGATGGTATGGCATTGAAAGAAACTTTAAAAACTAAAAAGGCTACAGCTAAAATTGACATGACCAATACGAGTGATGTTATCAAGGCAAGAAACGTGGTAGCAACATTGCCAGGTACTGAAATTCCGCAAGAAGAAATAGTAATTGGCGGACATTTAGATTCTTGGGATTTAGCTACAGGTGCTATTGATAATGGTATTGGATCATTTGCTGTTTTAGACATCGCAAGAGCATTTAAAGCAAATAACCTTCACCCAAAACGTACTGTGAAATTCGTAATGTTCATGGGCGAAGAACAAGGACTACTTGGGTCAAAATTTTTAGTAGAACAAGCTATTGAAAACAATACTATTGAGAACATCAAATACATGATGAACTTAGATATGTCTGGCAACCCAATAGGCATGAATGCCGGCGGAAAATTAGATGACGAACAATTCTTTGCAGATTTAGGTGCTGCCATTCAACAACAAGACACTATTTATCAAAATAAGTTTTCAAACAAATCTGGCTTACATAGTGATCACCAACCTTTTATGCTAGAAGGTGTTCCAATTTTATCTGTACACAGTAATTTGGACCGTTCTATTTACGGCTGCTACCATTCTGACTGTGATGATTTTAATTTGGTAAATGAAGACCATATGAAAAACACGGCTCGTTTTGGTACTATGATGCTTTATGCCGTTGCAAATGCAGATACATTACCTGCTACGAAAATGGATAGCGAAACCACTAAAGAATTTATGATCAAGAATGATTTAAAGGAAAAATTAATCATTGGCAACGAGTGGAAATGGGAAGAATAG
- a CDS encoding succinate dehydrogenase cytochrome b subunit, with protein sequence MSGFFKSSIGRKYAMALSAFFLMFFLLQHFAINILSVISPDAFNEASHFMGTFWAVQYVLQPVLIFGVIYHFVMGFILEAKNRSARVKTYAKNNGAANSSWMSRNMIYSGLAILAFLVLHFIDFWIPEINTKFIAGDMTGLLPNGEGFRYYEELAHKFENPLRVGAYVIAFIFLSLHLMHGFSSAFQSAGASSMRKEKLQLFAKVYSIVIPLGFIFIALFHHFNHH encoded by the coding sequence ATGAGCGGATTTTTTAAATCTTCGATTGGTAGAAAGTACGCAATGGCGCTTTCTGCTTTCTTTTTAATGTTTTTTCTACTTCAGCATTTTGCAATAAACATCTTATCGGTTATAAGTCCCGATGCGTTTAATGAAGCTTCGCATTTTATGGGCACTTTTTGGGCCGTACAATATGTTTTGCAGCCTGTTTTAATTTTCGGTGTTATTTATCACTTTGTGATGGGTTTCATTTTAGAAGCTAAAAATAGAAGTGCAAGAGTAAAAACATACGCAAAAAACAATGGTGCTGCCAATTCATCCTGGATGAGCCGTAATATGATTTACAGCGGATTAGCTATTTTGGCTTTCTTAGTACTTCACTTTATCGATTTCTGGATACCAGAAATCAACACCAAATTTATTGCAGGAGACATGACTGGTTTACTGCCAAACGGTGAAGGATTCAGATACTATGAGGAATTAGCTCATAAATTTGAAAATCCATTACGCGTAGGTGCCTATGTTATTGCCTTCATTTTCTTATCGCTACACCTTATGCATGGTTTCAGTTCTGCATTTCAGTCTGCCGGTGCATCAAGCATGAGAAAAGAAAAACTACAATTGTTTGCTAAAGTGTATTCGATCGTAATTCCGTTAGGATTTATCTTCATTGCCCTTTTTCATCATTTTAATCATCATTAA
- a CDS encoding M28 family peptidase yields MKQGIVPALLCFSFLTGCSQHTEEKPVDYFDIVRPEITGQLAYETTDFVEDYWRVVGNTGFNKTIYLIADSLQAAGYVLEEKAKDSDRLTYRIEKRKMTHQTWEPGSASLQIVGEEKPLLLSETNRNMTYLNSVSTPKEGVKTQVIWIKSIEDLKNTSIKDKVVFAEMSVRRLYKLAVEKGAVGILTYDNPDYLQPEKNKTSIQFRSLPSQDDGNFWGIALSYEAKEKLIAELKKGSTEVQVNIQTKRYPSEELTIVANIKGSELPDERLVFSAHIQEPGANDNATGVGTQLEMAKTAAKLFAEGKISFKRTMTFLWGDEIISTQRYIQEDSERAKGIKWGISLDMVGENTAVTGGTFLIEKMPDPSAIWTRGKDKHSEWGGEVLKLADMKPHYLNDFIISTFKKQGEYANWVVKTNPFEGGSDHTPFLKADIPGLLLWHFTDQFYHTDNDRIDKVSQETLKNVGTAALVSGLQLVNASDVFAYEQIQILKEQAIVRLEDESKLSLLALKNGSSKKEEKLVISAWEDWYIKSLNSINDISTNKNSAVKTAISNAQNEIQLKSNELKEALK; encoded by the coding sequence ATGAAGCAGGGTATTGTTCCCGCATTACTCTGCTTCTCTTTTTTAACAGGGTGCTCTCAGCATACTGAAGAAAAACCAGTCGATTATTTCGATATTGTTCGTCCAGAAATTACTGGTCAACTCGCTTATGAGACTACAGACTTTGTAGAAGATTATTGGCGTGTTGTGGGTAATACAGGCTTCAATAAAACCATTTACCTTATTGCAGATAGTTTACAAGCTGCAGGTTATGTTTTAGAGGAAAAAGCAAAGGATAGTGATCGATTGACCTACCGTATTGAAAAACGGAAAATGACCCACCAAACATGGGAACCTGGATCTGCTTCATTACAAATTGTAGGAGAAGAAAAGCCTTTGTTACTTTCAGAAACGAATAGGAACATGACCTATTTAAATTCAGTTTCTACTCCAAAAGAAGGTGTGAAAACACAAGTTATTTGGATAAAATCTATTGAAGACTTAAAGAACACTTCAATAAAAGACAAAGTAGTCTTTGCAGAAATGAGTGTTCGAAGATTGTATAAACTAGCGGTTGAAAAAGGCGCTGTCGGCATTCTTACGTATGATAATCCGGATTACTTACAGCCTGAAAAAAACAAGACCTCTATTCAGTTTAGAAGTCTTCCTTCTCAAGATGATGGTAATTTTTGGGGCATTGCACTATCCTACGAAGCGAAAGAGAAATTAATAGCAGAACTTAAAAAGGGTAGTACAGAAGTTCAAGTGAATATTCAAACCAAAAGATATCCATCCGAAGAACTGACAATAGTTGCTAATATAAAAGGTAGCGAATTACCAGATGAGCGTTTGGTATTCAGTGCGCATATTCAAGAACCAGGTGCGAATGACAATGCTACAGGTGTTGGCACACAGTTAGAAATGGCTAAAACAGCTGCTAAATTGTTTGCTGAAGGTAAAATCAGTTTTAAAAGAACCATGACTTTTTTATGGGGCGATGAAATCATTTCTACACAGCGATATATTCAAGAAGATAGCGAACGTGCAAAAGGAATAAAATGGGGAATTAGTTTAGACATGGTCGGTGAAAATACAGCAGTAACTGGCGGTACATTCTTAATTGAAAAAATGCCAGACCCAAGTGCTATTTGGACTCGCGGAAAAGACAAGCACAGCGAATGGGGCGGCGAGGTTTTGAAATTAGCAGATATGAAACCGCATTACCTGAACGATTTTATAATATCTACGTTTAAAAAACAAGGCGAATATGCCAATTGGGTAGTGAAAACCAACCCTTTTGAAGGCGGCAGTGATCATACTCCGTTTTTAAAAGCTGATATTCCCGGACTTTTACTTTGGCATTTTACAGATCAGTTTTACCATACCGATAATGACCGCATTGACAAGGTATCTCAAGAAACCTTGAAAAATGTAGGTACGGCAGCGTTGGTTAGCGGGTTACAATTGGTAAATGCATCAGATGTATTTGCGTATGAACAAATTCAAATTCTAAAAGAACAGGCTATTGTTCGACTAGAAGATGAATCAAAATTAAGTCTATTAGCACTTAAAAATGGAAGCTCCAAAAAGGAAGAAAAACTAGTTATTTCTGCTTGGGAAGATTGGTATATTAAATCTCTCAACTCTATAAACGATATAAGTACCAATAAAAATTCAGCCGTTAAAACTGCTATTTCAAATGCTCAAAATGAAATACAGCTAAAATCGAATGAATTAAAAGAAGCGCTTAAATAA
- a CDS encoding cupin domain-containing protein — translation MKIVDWNTLPDLGVSHNAEIKKRTLINRGEIPQLMMYGTAVFKPGQQVELHKHDTMFEVFHIQTGKAVFTISGKEYEVGAGNCITIEPGEIHGQHNPFDKDVTWTYFGIATD, via the coding sequence ATGAAAATAGTAGATTGGAATACACTACCAGATTTAGGAGTAAGCCATAATGCGGAGATTAAAAAAAGAACATTAATCAACCGTGGAGAAATTCCGCAATTGATGATGTATGGCACTGCCGTTTTTAAACCTGGTCAACAAGTAGAATTACACAAACATGATACTATGTTCGAAGTATTTCATATCCAAACCGGTAAAGCAGTTTTTACTATCTCTGGCAAAGAGTACGAAGTAGGCGCAGGAAATTGCATAACCATAGAACCAGGCGAAATTCACGGTCAGCACAATCCTTTTGATAAAGACGTTACTTGGACCTATTTTGGAATTGCAACAGATTAA
- a CDS encoding fumarate reductase/succinate dehydrogenase flavoprotein subunit, with protein sequence MSVLDSKVPKGPLKTKWIDYKNHIDLVNPANKRNIDVIVVGTGLAGGSAAATLAELGYNVKTFCYQDSPRRAHSIAAQGGINAAKNYQGDGDSTYRLFYDTVKGGDYRSREANVYRLAEVSANIIDQCVAQGVPFARDYGGLLDNRSFGGVLVSRTFYAKGQTGQQLLLGAYSAMNRQIARGKITPFNRHEMLDVVKVDGKARGIIARDLVTGEIERHSAHAVVIASGGYGNVYFLSTNAMGSNATAAWKIHKKGAFFANPCYTQIHPTCIPRSGDYQSKLTLMSESLRNDGRIWVPKNMDDVMAIREGKKKPTDLSEDERDYYLERRYPAFGNLVPRDVASRAAKERCDAGYGVNATGEAVYLDFASAIQRYGVEQAKIHNISNASADKLYKLGAAIVKEKYGNLFQMYEKIVDQDPYKTPMMIYPAVHYTMGGVWVDYNLMTTVEGLYCIGEANFSDHGANRLGASALMQGLADGYFVLPYTIGDYLSHEIRTGKIATDTPEFDAAEKEVTDKINFFVNNKGSHSVDYYHKKLGNIMWEKCGMSRNAEGLKEAMAEIKALREDFYKNVSVPGTATELNAELEKAGRVADFLELGELFAKDALEREESCGGHFREESVEIGGEQAGEAKRNDVDFAFVSAWEYKGEPSDAVLHKEELEFNEIELKQRSYK encoded by the coding sequence ATGTCTGTATTAGACTCAAAAGTACCTAAAGGTCCATTGAAAACGAAGTGGATCGATTATAAGAACCACATAGATTTAGTTAACCCTGCTAACAAACGTAATATTGATGTAATCGTTGTTGGAACAGGATTGGCAGGTGGTTCTGCTGCTGCAACTTTAGCAGAATTAGGCTATAATGTAAAAACATTTTGCTACCAAGATTCTCCAAGAAGAGCTCACTCTATTGCTGCACAAGGTGGTATTAATGCTGCAAAAAACTATCAAGGCGATGGTGATTCAACTTACCGTTTATTTTACGATACCGTAAAAGGTGGTGATTACCGTTCAAGAGAAGCAAACGTATATAGATTAGCAGAAGTTTCTGCAAATATTATTGACCAATGTGTTGCCCAAGGTGTACCATTTGCACGTGATTATGGCGGACTTTTAGACAACCGTTCTTTCGGTGGTGTATTGGTTTCTCGTACTTTCTATGCTAAAGGACAAACTGGCCAACAATTATTGTTAGGCGCTTATTCGGCAATGAACAGACAAATTGCACGTGGTAAAATTACCCCGTTCAATCGTCATGAAATGTTAGATGTAGTAAAGGTTGATGGTAAAGCTCGTGGTATTATTGCTCGTGACTTAGTTACTGGTGAAATAGAACGCCACTCTGCACACGCAGTAGTTATTGCTTCTGGTGGATACGGAAATGTTTATTTCCTTTCAACAAATGCAATGGGTTCTAACGCTACAGCTGCTTGGAAAATACACAAAAAAGGAGCATTTTTCGCAAACCCTTGTTATACTCAAATTCACCCAACTTGTATTCCTCGTTCAGGAGATTATCAGTCTAAACTTACGTTGATGTCTGAATCTTTACGTAATGATGGTCGTATTTGGGTTCCTAAAAATATGGATGATGTTATGGCAATCCGTGAAGGCAAGAAAAAGCCTACCGATTTGTCTGAAGATGAAAGAGATTATTACTTAGAAAGAAGATACCCTGCATTTGGTAACTTGGTTCCACGTGATGTTGCATCGAGAGCTGCAAAAGAACGTTGCGATGCCGGTTACGGAGTAAATGCAACTGGTGAAGCTGTATATTTAGATTTTGCATCTGCAATTCAACGCTACGGTGTTGAACAAGCTAAGATTCATAACATCTCAAATGCTTCTGCCGATAAATTATATAAATTAGGTGCTGCTATCGTAAAAGAGAAGTATGGTAACTTATTTCAAATGTATGAGAAAATCGTTGATCAAGATCCATACAAAACACCAATGATGATTTACCCAGCGGTACATTATACAATGGGCGGTGTTTGGGTTGATTATAACTTAATGACTACCGTAGAAGGCCTTTACTGTATTGGTGAAGCTAACTTCTCTGATCACGGTGCAAACAGACTTGGTGCTTCTGCCTTAATGCAAGGTTTAGCAGATGGTTACTTTGTATTGCCATACACTATTGGTGATTACCTATCTCACGAAATTCGTACAGGTAAAATAGCAACCGATACTCCTGAATTTGATGCTGCTGAAAAAGAAGTAACAGATAAAATTAATTTCTTTGTGAATAACAAAGGGTCTCACTCTGTAGATTATTACCATAAAAAATTAGGTAATATTATGTGGGAGAAATGTGGAATGTCTCGTAACGCTGAAGGCTTAAAAGAAGCAATGGCAGAAATTAAGGCTTTACGTGAAGATTTCTATAAAAACGTAAGTGTACCTGGTACTGCAACCGAACTTAATGCAGAATTAGAAAAAGCTGGTCGTGTAGCAGATTTCTTAGAACTTGGTGAGTTATTCGCTAAAGATGCTCTTGAAAGAGAAGAATCTTGTGGTGGTCACTTTAGAGAAGAGTCTGTTGAGATTGGTGGAGAACAAGCAGGTGAAGCAAAACGTAACGATGTTGATTTCGCGTTCGTTTCTGCATGGGAATATAAAGGAGAACCTAGTGATGCCGTTTTACACAAAGAAGAGCTTGAGTTCAACGAAATCGAATTAAAACAAAGAAGTTATAAATAA
- a CDS encoding WD40/YVTN/BNR-like repeat-containing protein — protein MKNSFLLFLASITIASAQIQPTSSQKVDESLVAKKVMKTNSLVKNIPLKNIGPSVMSGRVVDLAVNENNPTEYYVAYASGGLWYTNNNGNTFTPVMDETQTQNLGDIAVHWQSGTIWAGTGENNSSRSSYAGIGILKSTDKGKTWQHMGLSDSHHIGRIVVNPDNANEVTVGVTGHLYSNNKERGIYKTTDGGKTWKNTLFINDKTGIIDVAVSPNNYNIQYAAAWQKDRKAWDFIGNGEGSGIYKSTDAGSTWTKISTPTSGFPTGEGVGRIGLAVFDDNTVYAVHDSQFRRNTSKEKKEKQAGLTKNDFKALSKEQFLDLNDKDLNEFLKTNNFHEKYRAANVKQMVRSNAVKPTDLALYLEDANSMLFDTPVVGAEVYRSNDGGTTWVKQNEDYIDDLFYSYGYYFAQITVDPNYVDAIYLSGVPIISSKDGGKTYTSINGDNVHSDHHAVWVNPNLSGHLINGNDGGVNTSYDDGKNWFKNNSPTVGQFYAIAVDNEKPYNVYGGLQDNGVWMGPNNAEENTKWQQTGQYPWKSIMGGDGMQVQVDSRNANIVYTGYQFGNYFRIDLENDQRTYIQPKHELGETPYRFNWQSPILLSPHNQDILYMGSNKLHRSLNKGDTWETISGDLTQGGKKGNVAFGTLATISESPFKFGLMYTGSDDGLIQRTENGGGNWEVISKNLPQNLWVSRVVASKHEKNRVYATLNGYRSDDFTPYIYVSEDKGATWKNIAANIPTAAVNVIIEDTENEKVLFVGTDNGLYVSLNGGTSWESLQNGMPNVAVHDLVIQKEAKHLIVGTHGRSIYKADISALQTMTPKVLKKTLHTYPLENIKYSSRWGNSWSSWSKASTPGLDITFYSDSDDVYQAKIKTSDDIVVSETEIIANKGLNILSYDIAFSKIGKLNYLKKHKTILKQADNGSTYLPKGSYVVEIKGNGTSENITFEIE, from the coding sequence ATGAAAAACTCTTTCCTGTTATTTCTAGCCAGTATTACTATTGCATCGGCACAAATTCAACCCACTTCTTCACAAAAAGTTGATGAATCTTTAGTCGCAAAAAAAGTGATGAAAACCAATTCTCTGGTTAAAAATATTCCATTAAAAAATATTGGTCCGTCTGTTATGAGCGGTCGTGTTGTTGATTTAGCAGTCAATGAAAATAACCCTACAGAATACTATGTCGCATATGCGTCTGGCGGTTTATGGTATACCAATAACAACGGTAATACTTTTACCCCAGTCATGGATGAAACTCAAACACAAAATCTTGGTGATATAGCCGTTCACTGGCAAAGTGGCACTATTTGGGCAGGTACTGGCGAAAATAATTCATCGCGTTCATCGTATGCAGGTATCGGTATTCTAAAATCTACCGATAAAGGTAAAACTTGGCAACATATGGGTTTAAGCGATTCGCACCATATTGGGCGTATCGTCGTAAATCCAGATAATGCAAACGAAGTTACCGTTGGTGTAACGGGGCATTTATATTCGAACAATAAAGAACGTGGTATCTACAAAACCACAGATGGTGGTAAAACTTGGAAAAATACCTTATTCATAAATGACAAAACTGGTATAATTGACGTCGCCGTTTCCCCTAACAATTATAACATTCAATATGCTGCGGCTTGGCAAAAAGATAGAAAAGCATGGGATTTTATTGGTAACGGCGAAGGTTCTGGTATTTACAAAAGTACAGATGCAGGCAGTACTTGGACTAAAATTTCAACTCCAACAAGTGGTTTTCCTACGGGGGAAGGTGTTGGTAGAATTGGTCTAGCTGTTTTTGATGATAATACCGTTTATGCTGTTCATGACAGTCAGTTTAGAAGAAACACATCCAAAGAAAAGAAAGAGAAGCAAGCCGGCTTGACCAAAAATGATTTTAAAGCGCTCTCAAAAGAACAATTCTTAGACCTGAACGATAAAGACCTAAATGAGTTTTTAAAGACCAATAATTTTCATGAAAAATATAGAGCTGCCAATGTAAAACAGATGGTACGTAGCAATGCTGTAAAACCAACAGACCTTGCTTTGTATTTAGAAGATGCAAATTCTATGTTATTCGATACGCCCGTAGTTGGCGCAGAAGTATATCGCAGTAATGATGGCGGCACTACTTGGGTAAAGCAAAACGAAGATTATATTGATGATTTGTTTTATAGCTACGGTTATTATTTTGCACAAATTACGGTAGACCCAAACTATGTAGATGCCATCTATTTATCTGGCGTTCCTATTATTTCATCAAAAGATGGAGGCAAAACTTACACTTCTATAAATGGCGATAATGTACACTCTGACCATCACGCAGTCTGGGTAAATCCAAATTTATCAGGACATTTAATCAACGGAAATGATGGCGGAGTAAATACTAGTTATGATGATGGTAAAAATTGGTTCAAAAACAACTCACCAACCGTAGGTCAGTTTTATGCCATTGCAGTGGATAATGAAAAACCGTACAATGTTTATGGTGGTTTACAAGATAATGGTGTTTGGATGGGTCCGAATAATGCCGAAGAAAACACAAAATGGCAACAAACAGGTCAATATCCTTGGAAATCTATCATGGGTGGAGATGGCATGCAAGTACAAGTAGATAGTCGCAATGCTAACATCGTTTACACGGGATATCAATTCGGGAACTATTTCAGAATAGATTTAGAGAATGACCAACGCACCTATATTCAACCTAAGCATGAATTAGGCGAGACTCCATATCGTTTCAACTGGCAATCTCCTATTCTATTATCACCCCATAATCAAGATATTTTATATATGGGAAGCAATAAGCTGCATCGCTCTTTAAATAAAGGTGATACTTGGGAAACCATTTCGGGCGACCTAACCCAAGGCGGCAAAAAAGGTAACGTAGCATTCGGAACCTTAGCAACCATATCAGAATCTCCATTCAAATTCGGATTGATGTATACTGGTAGTGATGACGGCTTAATTCAACGTACAGAAAATGGTGGTGGAAATTGGGAAGTGATTTCTAAAAACTTACCTCAAAATTTATGGGTAAGTCGCGTAGTTGCTTCTAAACATGAAAAAAACAGAGTGTATGCAACCTTAAACGGCTACCGCTCAGATGATTTTACACCTTATATATATGTAAGTGAAGACAAAGGTGCCACTTGGAAAAACATTGCAGCAAACATACCTACTGCAGCAGTTAATGTAATTATTGAAGATACCGAAAATGAGAAGGTATTATTTGTAGGTACCGACAATGGTTTATACGTAAGCTTAAATGGTGGTACATCATGGGAATCTCTTCAAAACGGAATGCCCAATGTTGCGGTACATGATTTGGTAATTCAAAAAGAAGCCAAGCATTTGATAGTAGGTACACACGGCAGAAGCATTTACAAGGCAGATATTTCAGCATTACAAACAATGACTCCCAAGGTATTAAAAAAGACATTGCACACCTATCCTTTAGAAAACATAAAGTATTCTTCTCGTTGGGGGAATTCTTGGAGCTCTTGGTCAAAGGCAAGCACACCTGGTTTAGACATCACTTTCTATTCTGATAGCGATGATGTGTACCAAGCTAAGATTAAAACATCTGACGACATCGTAGTTAGTGAAACAGAAATTATAGCGAATAAAGGATTGAACATTCTGTCATACGACATAGCCTTTTCAAAAATCGGAAAGTTGAATTATCTTAAAAAGCACAAAACCATATTGAAGCAAGCTGATAACGGAAGTACTTATCTACCTAAAGGATCATACGTTGTTGAAATTAAAGGAAACGGAACAAGCGAAAACATCACTTTCGAAATAGAGTAA